The Janthinobacterium tructae genome contains the following window.
CAAAAAAGCGGGGTGGACGCCTGGGCGCCCACCCCGCTTTCTTGAGTACCAATTACTTCGGCTTGACCTGGTTACCGATCACACCGCCGACGGCGGCGCCGCCGATTGCGCCGACGGCGCTGCCGCCGGTCAGCACGGAGCCGGCAACTGCGCCGACACCGGCGCCGATGGCCGTGTTTTTATCTTGGCCCGACATGTTGGCGCAAGCGGTCAAGCTCAGCAGCAGAGCGGCAACGGAAGTGGTAGTGGCGATTTTTTTAATGATTTGCATGATAGTTCTCCTATGAATTCGGACCTCGTGGCGCCGGCATGGTATGGGCCGGTGGGACTTCGTATCGCCACGTCTTGGTGTTTCAGGCACGATCACAGAATAGGATTGTGGCAAGGCAGGGTCTGTTCGGCAACGCACATAGGGGTGTAACAATTGTAATCGTGCACGGCCTCCTTATCTTGCCATCTTGTTCATCGACTTTGTCGCGGTGTCTTGCCCGGTTTCGGCGCCACCGGTTTCACGCGCGCCTGGGCCAGCAGGGCTGCGCATTCGCTATCCTCGCCGGGACCGGTATTGACCAGTGGCAGCAGGGCAGCCACGGGCGCCACCACGGCCAGCGCCAGGGCGCCGCCGGCGCGCAGGGCCAGCACGCCCTTGTCGACGCTGACGTCGGGCTTGCTGAAAGTGCCCTGCACATACAGGGGCGAGCGCAGCGAAAAGATGCGCAAGCCCTTGCTGTCCGGCTGCAATGTCAGGTCCAGCTGCTCGTTGGCCAGGTTCACCGTGCCGTCGATATGCAGCACGGCATCGTCCGTGTCGACGATGAACTGGCGCGTGCGCATCAAGCCCTTGGTGGCGACGAAATCGGCAGCCATGCAGTTCAGCTTGACCTGCTTGTCGCCCACCAGTTTGGTCAGCACGATACTGCCGATATTCAAGCCCATTTCTTCCAGCAGCAGCTTGCTGATGCTGCCCCGGTTGATCAGTGCGCGCACTTCGCCGTTTGAGCTGCCCAGCAGGCTGGCGACGGAATTGCCCGTGGCCGACAGCGACGCGTCGCCATTGATTTCGCCCGCGCTCGCTTGCAGGGCCGGCAGGCGGGGAAACAGTTGCTGGATGTGCAGATGGCGGGCGCTGGCCTTGAGTTCGGCCGCGATGCCGTTGGCGATGACCTTGCCGCTGCCGTCGAGCCTGATCTGCGACGTCAGGGTGCC
Protein-coding sequences here:
- a CDS encoding glycine zipper 2TM domain-containing protein, whose product is MQIIKKIATTTSVAALLLSLTACANMSGQDKNTAIGAGVGAVAGSVLTGGSAVGAIGGAAVGGVIGNQVKPK